A genome region from Portunus trituberculatus isolate SZX2019 chromosome 18, ASM1759143v1, whole genome shotgun sequence includes the following:
- the LOC123505528 gene encoding uncharacterized protein LOC123505528 isoform X1 → MSQSPEFNQVKAPVTWWLRDQDLWAAPGSNKCRARRKERGEPRPLVPRASQPWLSCWLVAVTCGRAAPPLPLPSVGDLSLSPAALCQAGPVGASRLTLAYRPMSVAMFLQTHLLLHVATWKTTRRKVKTQDTEEGKSHQQPLGGNEYSIEPQ, encoded by the exons ATGTCTCAATCTCCCGAGTTTAATCAGGTAAAGGCCCCCGTCACGTGGTGGCTGCGGGACCAGGACCTGTGGGCCGCGCCTGGGAGTAACAAGTGTCGggcgagaaggaaggagagaggggagccCCGGCCCTTGGTCCCACGTGCGTCACAGCCATGGCTCAGTTGTTGGCtggtggcggtgacgtgcgGGCGTGCGGCGCCGCCTCTCCCCTTGCCATCTGTGGGTGACTTGAGCCTCTCGCCGGCAGCCCTGTGCCAAGCTGGGCCTGTTGGTGCCTCGAGGCTCACTCTCGCGTACCGTCCCATGAGCGTTGCTATGTTCCTCCAAACTCACCTACTTCTCCATGTAGCAACGTGG aAAACAACACGCCGAAAGGTAAAGACACAGGATACCGAGGAAGGGAAATCACACCAGCAACCTCTCGGGGGCAATGAATATTCTATAGAACCTCAATAA